The following coding sequences lie in one Posidoniimonas polymericola genomic window:
- a CDS encoding aspartate-semialdehyde dehydrogenase, translating into MFETIAIVGATGAVGTLIRQMLAERDFPYQRIKFLASARSAGTTVEFKGEQHPVEELVPDAFNDIDLAIGSTPDDVAQEFCPWAVERNCVVVDESGYWRMDPKVPLVVPEINPEAALKHQGIISSPNCSTTQMVLAMKPLHDAGKIRRVIVSTYQATSGAGVAGQRDLDNGSRAYLDGKQHDYEVFAHPIAFNLIPQIGSHKEQGYTSEEMKMVYETQKIFGDDSIKVCPTCVRVPVSNCHSESILVETERKITVHQARELFAATPGIKVVDDLGAGQYPMPQTCAGDDNTFIGRIREDLSCDNGLAFWCVSDNLRKGAATNAVQIAELLVKQAAGAV; encoded by the coding sequence GTGTTCGAGACCATCGCCATCGTTGGCGCCACCGGCGCCGTGGGCACTTTGATCCGCCAGATGCTAGCCGAGCGGGACTTCCCGTATCAGCGCATCAAGTTTCTGGCCTCGGCCCGGAGTGCGGGCACGACGGTCGAGTTCAAGGGCGAGCAGCACCCGGTCGAGGAGCTCGTGCCCGACGCGTTCAACGACATCGACCTGGCGATCGGCAGCACGCCGGACGACGTCGCCCAGGAGTTCTGCCCGTGGGCGGTCGAACGCAACTGCGTGGTGGTCGACGAGTCGGGTTACTGGCGGATGGACCCAAAGGTGCCGCTGGTCGTCCCCGAGATCAATCCGGAGGCGGCGCTCAAGCACCAGGGCATCATCTCCAGCCCGAACTGCAGCACCACGCAGATGGTGCTCGCCATGAAGCCGCTGCACGACGCCGGCAAGATCCGCCGCGTGATCGTCAGCACCTACCAGGCGACCAGCGGCGCGGGCGTCGCGGGGCAGCGTGACCTCGACAACGGCTCGCGGGCGTACCTCGACGGCAAGCAGCACGACTACGAAGTTTTCGCCCACCCGATCGCGTTCAACCTGATCCCGCAGATCGGCTCGCACAAGGAGCAGGGCTACACGTCCGAAGAGATGAAGATGGTCTACGAGACCCAGAAGATCTTCGGCGATGACTCGATCAAGGTGTGCCCGACCTGCGTCCGCGTGCCGGTGAGCAACTGCCACAGCGAGAGCATCCTGGTCGAGACCGAACGCAAGATCACAGTCCATCAGGCCCGCGAGCTGTTCGCCGCCACGCCCGGCATCAAGGTGGTCGACGATCTGGGCGCCGGTCAGTACCCAATGCCGCAGACCTGCGCCGGCGACGACAACACGTTCATCGGCCGTATCCGCGAGGACCTGTCCTGCGACAACGGCCTGGCGTTCTGGTGCGTCAGCGACAACCTCCGCAAGGGCGCCGCGACCAACGCGGTGCAGATTGCCGAGCTGCTGGTCAAGCAGGCCGCCGGTGCGGTTTAG
- a CDS encoding TIGR03000 domain-containing protein: MPADADAFWGSHGSYGSASSGSYGGGSYAGSSYSRHGSYASSGSYASSGSHGAYSVSYGSSASHGSYASSGSSGGSSASYGSHGPGPLRRLAARIHARHASSGSSASYGSTGGSSASHGSYSTSYYSTSSHGSSSSSSYSTEYSSGSSYSSHGSYSTHGSYSSHGSYSSTGVTTEVYAAKPVYSEGVVVTSSVTSGKGTLRVTVPADAVVWVNDKQTTSTGTDRHYVSNGLRAGQSYTYRVKVEFERDGKAVTENRTATLTAGGEVSLAFSAPNEPTPAVVEGEQETSTKLTLNVPADAKVTLAGAETRQTGEVREFATTRLPAGHTWEDYTVRVEYELDGKPTSQERVITLRGGDDLQLDFGADAQTLASN; this comes from the coding sequence ATGCCTGCCGATGCCGACGCTTTTTGGGGCAGTCATGGAAGCTATGGCTCGGCCAGCAGCGGCTCGTACGGCGGCGGTTCCTACGCCGGCAGCAGCTACAGCCGTCACGGTTCTTACGCCAGCAGCGGCAGCTATGCCAGCAGCGGCAGCCACGGGGCCTACTCGGTTTCGTACGGCTCTTCGGCCAGCCACGGCAGCTATGCTTCTAGCGGCTCATCCGGTGGATCGTCGGCCAGCTACGGTTCGCACGGCCCCGGTCCGCTGCGGCGCCTAGCAGCGAGGATCCACGCCCGCCATGCTTCGTCGGGCTCGTCGGCTAGCTACGGTTCCACGGGCGGTTCGTCCGCTAGCCACGGCTCGTACAGCACCTCGTACTACTCGACCAGTTCTCACGGCAGCTCGTCCTCGAGCAGTTACTCGACAGAGTACTCATCGGGTAGCAGCTACAGCAGCCATGGCTCTTACAGCACGCATGGCAGCTACAGCAGCCACGGCAGCTACTCGTCCACCGGCGTTACGACCGAGGTCTACGCGGCCAAGCCGGTTTACAGCGAGGGCGTCGTGGTCACCAGCTCGGTGACCTCTGGCAAGGGCACGCTCCGCGTGACAGTGCCGGCCGACGCCGTGGTGTGGGTCAACGACAAGCAGACCACCAGCACCGGCACCGACCGACACTACGTGTCCAACGGCCTGCGTGCTGGTCAGAGCTACACCTATCGCGTGAAGGTCGAGTTCGAGCGTGACGGCAAGGCCGTTACCGAGAACCGCACCGCTACGCTGACCGCCGGTGGCGAGGTTTCGCTGGCGTTCTCTGCTCCCAACGAGCCGACCCCGGCTGTCGTCGAGGGTGAGCAGGAGACCTCCACCAAGCTGACCCTGAACGTCCCGGCCGACGCCAAGGTTACCCTGGCTGGAGCCGAGACCCGTCAGACCGGCGAGGTTCGCGAGTTCGCGACCACACGTCTACCCGCCGGGCACACTTGGGAGGACTACACGGTCCGGGTTGAGTACGAGCTGGACGGCAAGCCGACCTCGCAGGAGCGGGTCATCACCCTCCGCGGTGGCGACGACCTGCAGCTCGACTTCGGCGCCGACGCCCAGACGCTAGCATCCAACTAG
- a CDS encoding HTTM domain-containing protein, whose product MTMINRVSEYLRTVWRGWNDFWFTPTDPALVSILRVLVGGMLLYTHLVWSFGLHAFFSPTDGWTGELLPATQGGRMGFSYWDYIGSDTLRWSVHVLNLIVFFLLTIGLFSRWVAVLAWISALSYANRVTPGAFFGLDKANCMMITYVMLSPCGARYSVDRLLRLRRGASTEAGPSVMANLATRLIQLHLCVIYLFGGLGKAQGDMWWNGGAVWYSVASYEYRSLDMTWLSAQVPLWGGGSFDLLYVVDFLTHATVFLEIFYCCLVWNRWARPWMLAAMIGMHLFIGAAMGMWTFALIMIFANMAFLQPETVRRWCDPLARRVKLAVAGEKAAA is encoded by the coding sequence GTGACTATGATCAACCGCGTCAGCGAGTACCTCCGCACGGTGTGGCGGGGCTGGAACGACTTCTGGTTCACCCCGACCGACCCGGCGCTGGTTTCAATCCTGCGGGTGCTGGTCGGCGGCATGCTGCTGTACACGCACCTGGTGTGGTCGTTCGGCCTGCACGCGTTCTTCAGCCCGACCGACGGATGGACCGGCGAGCTGCTGCCGGCGACGCAGGGCGGGCGGATGGGCTTCAGCTACTGGGACTACATCGGCTCGGACACGCTGCGGTGGTCGGTGCACGTGCTCAATCTGATCGTGTTCTTCCTGCTCACAATCGGTCTGTTCTCGCGCTGGGTCGCCGTGCTGGCCTGGATCTCCGCGTTGAGCTACGCCAACCGCGTCACGCCCGGCGCCTTCTTTGGCCTGGACAAGGCCAACTGCATGATGATCACGTACGTGATGCTGAGCCCGTGCGGCGCGCGGTACTCGGTCGACCGGCTGCTGCGGCTCCGCCGCGGCGCATCGACCGAGGCGGGGCCCAGCGTGATGGCCAACCTCGCCACGCGGCTCATCCAGCTGCACCTCTGCGTCATCTACCTGTTCGGCGGGCTCGGCAAAGCCCAGGGCGACATGTGGTGGAACGGCGGCGCCGTGTGGTACTCGGTGGCGAGCTACGAGTACCGCTCGCTCGACATGACCTGGCTATCGGCGCAGGTCCCGCTGTGGGGGGGCGGGTCGTTCGACCTGCTGTACGTGGTCGACTTCCTGACCCACGCCACCGTGTTCCTCGAGATCTTCTACTGCTGCCTGGTGTGGAACCGCTGGGCCCGGCCGTGGATGCTGGCCGCGATGATCGGCATGCATCTGTTCATCGGCGCCGCGATGGGGATGTGGACGTTCGCCCTGATCATGATCTTCGCGAACATGGCGTTCCTGCAGCCCGAGACCGTCCGCCGCTGGTGCGACCCGCTCGCCCGACGGGTCAAGCTGGCCGTGGCTGGCGAGAAGGCTGCGGCCTAG
- a CDS encoding protein-L-isoaspartate(D-aspartate) O-methyltransferase: protein MRLPLLLTLLACLLLLPTATAQSRTSIEQQRNQMVDEEIVAAGVEDPRVIAAMRETPRHDFVPLARRKHAYLDMALPIGSQQTISPPFVVAYMTEQLDVQPQHKVLEIGTGSGYQAAVLGALAHEVYSIEIVGELGRKAAKTLKRLKYKNVHTRIGDGYLGWPEAAPFDRIIVTCSPENVPKPLVEQLREGGKMVIPVGTRYHQNLYLYVKEHGELRRQPLRGTFFVPMTGTAEDLRRVQPDPTKPRLVNGGFEELLQVNSKSKTPDGWYYLRQGEVVRDNTEAQEGERYIRFENEDPGRGCRALQSLPVDGRKVRKLNVRFWAKGEQIRYGENHQQWPYFVVTFYDDRRAAITDEAIGPMHGSFPWTEYQQQLSVPLAARDAIVRIGLLGAIGELSIDGIEVEGE, encoded by the coding sequence ATGAGACTACCCCTCCTACTAACGCTGCTCGCCTGCCTGCTCCTGCTGCCGACCGCGACCGCGCAGTCGCGCACTAGTATCGAGCAGCAACGCAACCAGATGGTCGACGAAGAAATCGTCGCGGCCGGCGTGGAGGACCCGCGGGTGATCGCCGCGATGCGTGAGACCCCGCGGCACGACTTTGTGCCGCTCGCCCGCCGCAAGCACGCCTACCTCGACATGGCGCTGCCTATCGGCTCGCAGCAGACAATCTCGCCGCCGTTTGTCGTGGCGTACATGACCGAGCAGCTCGACGTGCAGCCGCAGCACAAGGTGCTGGAGATCGGCACCGGCTCGGGCTACCAGGCGGCGGTGCTCGGGGCGCTGGCCCACGAGGTCTACTCGATCGAGATCGTCGGCGAGCTGGGACGCAAGGCGGCCAAGACGCTCAAGCGGCTGAAGTACAAGAACGTCCACACCCGCATCGGCGACGGCTACCTCGGCTGGCCGGAGGCCGCACCGTTCGACCGCATCATCGTCACCTGCTCGCCGGAGAACGTCCCCAAGCCGCTGGTCGAGCAGCTCCGCGAAGGGGGCAAGATGGTCATCCCGGTGGGCACCCGGTACCACCAGAACCTGTACCTTTATGTCAAGGAGCACGGCGAGCTGCGACGGCAGCCGCTCCGCGGGACGTTCTTCGTGCCGATGACCGGCACCGCCGAGGACCTCCGCCGCGTGCAGCCCGACCCGACCAAGCCGCGGCTGGTGAACGGCGGGTTCGAGGAGCTGCTCCAGGTCAACTCCAAGAGCAAGACTCCCGACGGCTGGTACTACCTGCGGCAGGGAGAAGTCGTCCGCGACAACACCGAGGCCCAGGAGGGCGAGCGCTACATCCGCTTCGAGAACGAAGACCCCGGCCGCGGCTGCCGTGCGCTGCAGAGCCTGCCGGTCGACGGCCGCAAAGTCCGTAAGCTGAACGTCCGGTTCTGGGCCAAGGGGGAGCAGATCCGCTACGGCGAGAACCACCAGCAGTGGCCCTACTTTGTGGTCACCTTCTACGACGACCGGCGCGCCGCGATCACCGACGAGGCGATCGGCCCTATGCACGGCTCGTTCCCCTGGACCGAGTACCAGCAGCAACTCAGCGTGCCGCTGGCCGCCCGCGACGCCATCGTCCGCATCGGCCTGCTGGGCGCCATTGGCGAGCTGTCCATCGACGGCATCGAGGTTGAGGGCGAGTAG